The following coding sequences are from one Streptomyces sp. NBC_00536 window:
- a CDS encoding Lrp/AsnC family transcriptional regulator has translation MDAVDLQIIRELQADGRLSNQDLADRVRLSPSPCLRRVRRLEEAGLIRGYTAVVDQVGFGLPITVFVRIRLERHTAEAVRLFEQHVALIEHIQDCYLMAGSSDYLLRVVIEDLEAYESLVRDRIHAIPGIASIESSFAYGSVKQSRTYPRPTPGGRARPAK, from the coding sequence ATGGACGCAGTCGATCTGCAGATCATCCGGGAATTGCAGGCCGACGGCCGACTGTCCAACCAGGACCTCGCCGACCGCGTCCGCCTGTCTCCCTCGCCGTGTCTGCGGCGGGTCCGGCGGCTGGAGGAAGCGGGCCTGATCCGCGGCTACACGGCCGTGGTCGACCAGGTCGGCTTCGGACTCCCGATCACCGTCTTCGTACGAATACGCCTGGAACGGCACACGGCGGAGGCGGTCCGGCTCTTCGAGCAGCACGTCGCGCTCATCGAGCACATCCAGGACTGCTATCTGATGGCGGGCAGCAGCGACTACCTGCTCCGGGTCGTCATAGAGGACCTGGAGGCCTACGAATCCCTGGTGCGTGACCGGATCCACGCCATCCCCGGCATCGCCTCGATCGAGTCCAGCTTCGCCTACGGCAGCGTCAAGCAGTCCCGGACGTACCCGCGCCCCACTCCCGGAGGCCGCGCCCGACCGGCCAAGTGA
- a CDS encoding DMT family transporter has translation MAALLVTVAIWAAFALSARALSASSLLPADAALLRFGVPLLVLAPALWRRRRRIAAVRPAAAAKIVCGAGVPFFLAAMHGGALTSAAFVGSIVPGMVPLFVSALMVARGQRVPRGLQAAGLALIAVGVAALVRDHVVPVDADILEGAGTLLVASGLWALYTVGLKEVDLDPVGSIGLLCLPSFAVIGLLALTGVLPTGLAHAAGSDIALFFVVQGLGVGLCAGLLYAFAIRRLGAERSSVVGSLSPVAVVLLAVPVLGESPTPAVLIGVPLITAGVVLANRRPRTQPEVPADA, from the coding sequence ATGGCGGCGCTCCTGGTGACCGTGGCGATCTGGGCCGCCTTCGCGCTCAGCGCCCGCGCCCTGAGCGCGTCCTCCCTGCTGCCGGCGGACGCCGCCCTGCTGCGCTTCGGCGTACCGCTCCTGGTGCTGGCCCCCGCCCTGTGGCGGCGCCGCCGCCGGATCGCCGCGGTGCGCCCGGCCGCCGCCGCCAAGATCGTCTGCGGGGCGGGCGTGCCCTTCTTCCTCGCGGCGATGCACGGCGGGGCCCTCACCTCCGCGGCCTTCGTCGGCTCGATCGTGCCCGGCATGGTCCCGCTGTTCGTCTCCGCGCTCATGGTCGCCCGCGGGCAGCGCGTCCCGCGCGGCCTGCAGGCCGCCGGGCTCGCACTGATCGCCGTGGGCGTGGCCGCGCTGGTCCGGGACCACGTGGTCCCCGTGGACGCGGACATCCTCGAAGGCGCGGGCACCCTGCTGGTCGCCAGCGGCCTGTGGGCGCTGTACACGGTGGGGCTGAAGGAGGTCGACCTCGATCCGGTCGGCTCGATCGGCCTGCTCTGCCTGCCCTCGTTCGCCGTCATCGGACTCCTGGCGCTGACCGGGGTGCTGCCCACCGGCCTCGCGCACGCCGCCGGATCCGACATCGCGCTGTTCTTCGTCGTCCAGGGGCTCGGGGTCGGCCTCTGCGCCGGCCTGCTGTACGCCTTCGCCATCCGCCGACTGGGCGCCGAGCGCAGCTCGGTCGTCGGGAGCCTCAGCCCCGTCGCCGTCGTCCTGCTCGCCGTTCCGGTGCTGGGGGAATCGCCGACCCCCGCCGTCCTCATCGGCGTACCGCTCATCACCGCGGGCGTCGTCCTCGCCAACCGCCGTCCCCGCACCCAACCCGAGGTTCCCGCAGATGCTTGA
- a CDS encoding amino acid aminotransferase, with the protein MLELLPPPPADPLWVLTDAFGADARSERLDLVLGVYRDETGRTPVMAAVREAEIRLAERSASKEYRGLSGNTAFNRAVLAMVLGTGPGGPADRAAAVQTVAGSGALRLLADLIHRTRPGATVWISEPAYVNHRPILEAAGLTVRGFGWRDAEGGFDTEGVLRELARAGRDDVVLLQGCCHNPTGVDPLPQDWQALAESAVRGGWIPFVDLAYHGLGDGLEADLLPTRMLAERVPEMLIAVSCSKNFGLYSDRVGGAIVLGASAGAARHAETALQNAARTQYSMPPEHGAAVVTTILEDDGLRASWRAELELMRGRITTHRAVLAAVLSDLGRAGEARTLARQKGMFSMLPLTGEQMLRLRTEFAIYGTAAGRVNIAGIPEHRIPCLARGIAAVTGPSAGSA; encoded by the coding sequence ATGCTTGAGCTGCTCCCGCCGCCGCCCGCCGATCCGCTGTGGGTGCTGACCGACGCCTTCGGGGCCGACGCGCGGTCCGAACGGCTCGACCTCGTCCTCGGCGTCTACCGCGACGAGACCGGGCGCACCCCCGTCATGGCCGCCGTGCGCGAGGCCGAGATCCGGCTCGCCGAACGCTCCGCCTCCAAGGAGTACCGCGGGCTCTCCGGCAACACCGCCTTCAACCGGGCCGTCCTCGCGATGGTGCTCGGCACCGGACCCGGCGGACCGGCCGACCGGGCCGCGGCCGTGCAGACCGTCGCGGGCTCCGGCGCCCTGCGCCTGCTGGCCGACCTGATCCACCGCACCCGCCCCGGCGCGACCGTCTGGATCAGCGAACCGGCCTACGTCAACCACCGGCCCATCCTGGAGGCCGCCGGGCTGACGGTGCGCGGCTTCGGCTGGCGCGACGCCGAGGGCGGCTTCGACACGGAGGGCGTGCTGCGGGAGCTGGCCCGCGCCGGGCGCGACGACGTGGTCCTCCTCCAGGGCTGCTGCCACAACCCGACCGGGGTCGACCCGCTGCCGCAGGACTGGCAGGCGCTCGCCGAGTCGGCCGTGCGCGGCGGCTGGATCCCGTTCGTCGACCTCGCCTACCACGGGCTCGGCGACGGACTGGAGGCCGACCTGCTGCCCACCCGGATGCTGGCCGAGCGCGTGCCGGAGATGCTGATCGCCGTCAGCTGCTCGAAGAACTTCGGCCTCTACAGCGACCGCGTCGGCGGCGCCATCGTCCTCGGCGCCTCCGCCGGGGCCGCGCGGCACGCCGAGACGGCCCTGCAGAACGCCGCCCGCACCCAGTACTCGATGCCCCCGGAGCACGGCGCCGCCGTCGTCACGACGATCCTGGAGGACGACGGGCTACGGGCCTCCTGGCGCGCGGAACTGGAGCTGATGCGGGGCAGGATCACCACCCACCGCGCCGTACTGGCGGCCGTTCTGAGCGACCTCGGCCGGGCCGGCGAGGCGCGGACGCTCGCCCGGCAGAAGGGCATGTTCTCGATGCTGCCGCTCACGGGAGAGCAGATGCTGCGGCTGCGCACGGAGTTCGCGATCTACGGAACGGCCGCGGGGCGGGTGAACATCGCGGGCATCCCGGAGCACCGCATCCCCTGCCTGGCCCGGGGCATCGCGGCGGTCACGGGCCCTTCGGCGGGCTCCGCGTGA
- a CDS encoding peptide MFS transporter produces the protein MRAVLALFLIDTAHGLGMAKGTAVALVGAYLSACYFTALPGGWIADRLLGARKTALIGGVAILAGHIALAVEAGAGGVYAGLVLIAVGTRLQKPNMTALVGTLYAERTDQERDAAYSKFYASVNVGGLAATLLVGWLGLHFGWHVAFGAAAVAMALSLVVFQLSGSLREAADSPGRPLTRTEARGVAVRALWSAAGVLAAGVAARATGTLTLSGALTAFAVLAVVVPVGYLVKLLRRTDLDERGRAGLRAYARLFAAAVAFFCIFDLAASNVQLFAADHVDMRGIPVTWQAALNPVMTIAFAGVLAFVWRKARVSSPAKFSAGLVLGGLSFLLLALAAGRATGGVHISLLWLVGLYVLLSLGELFLAPTGLSMSHKLAPAGTGSQLVGLFFLAAAAGDAIGSQVATHLTGAALYLALGGLAVTAGLAMAAATPGLRLLTGE, from the coding sequence ATGCGCGCGGTCCTCGCGCTCTTCTTGATCGACACCGCCCACGGTCTCGGCATGGCCAAGGGCACGGCGGTCGCGCTCGTCGGCGCCTACCTGTCGGCCTGCTACTTCACCGCCCTGCCGGGCGGCTGGATCGCCGACCGGCTGCTCGGCGCCCGTAAGACCGCCCTCATCGGCGGGGTCGCCATCCTGGCCGGGCACATCGCGCTCGCCGTGGAGGCCGGAGCGGGCGGTGTCTACGCCGGGCTCGTCCTGATCGCGGTCGGCACCCGTCTGCAGAAGCCCAACATGACGGCGCTGGTGGGCACGCTCTATGCGGAGCGGACCGACCAGGAACGGGACGCGGCCTACAGCAAGTTCTACGCGAGCGTCAATGTCGGCGGACTGGCGGCGACCCTCCTGGTGGGCTGGCTCGGCCTGCACTTCGGCTGGCACGTCGCCTTCGGCGCGGCCGCCGTCGCCATGGCCCTGAGCCTGGTGGTGTTCCAGCTGTCGGGCAGCCTCCGCGAGGCCGCCGACTCTCCCGGCCGTCCGCTGACCCGCACCGAAGCGCGCGGGGTGGCCGTCCGGGCGCTGTGGAGCGCGGCCGGTGTGCTCGCGGCCGGTGTCGCGGCCCGGGCGACCGGCACCCTGACGCTGTCGGGCGCGCTGACCGCCTTCGCCGTCCTGGCGGTGGTCGTCCCGGTCGGCTACCTCGTGAAGCTGCTGCGCCGCACCGATCTCGACGAGCGGGGCCGGGCGGGCCTCCGCGCCTACGCGCGGCTCTTCGCGGCCGCCGTCGCCTTCTTCTGCATCTTCGACCTGGCCGCGTCCAACGTGCAGTTGTTCGCCGCGGACCACGTCGACATGAGGGGCATCCCGGTCACCTGGCAGGCGGCCCTGAACCCCGTCATGACCATCGCCTTCGCCGGTGTCCTCGCCTTCGTGTGGCGCAAGGCGCGCGTCTCCTCCCCGGCGAAGTTCTCCGCGGGGCTCGTCCTGGGCGGGCTGTCCTTCCTCCTGCTCGCCCTCGCGGCGGGCCGCGCCACCGGCGGCGTGCACATCTCCCTGCTCTGGCTGGTCGGCCTGTACGTGCTGCTGAGCCTGGGCGAACTCTTCCTCGCCCCCACCGGACTGTCCATGAGCCACAAACTGGCCCCGGCGGGCACCGGATCCCAGCTCGTGGGGCTCTTCTTCCTGGCCGCCGCGGCGGGCGACGCGATCGGCAGCCAGGTGGCCACCCACCTCACCGGCGCCGCGCTCTACCTGGCCCTGGGCGGCCTCGCGGTCACCGCCGGCCTCGCCATGGCCGCGGCCACACCGGGACTGCGGCTGCTGACCGGCGAGTGA
- a CDS encoding deaminase domain-containing protein, with product MSTAAFRNTARLQYSITFIGYADLVGEVESVSHQELRGDNYYKDLPEPADHKGALQGIQHRKDAERQVVNLLADRIYRHLGCASTAQYKARIGAVRRGTVDLYSDMGPCHSCRSVIKDFRTDFPALDFQVRYRNALFSGGTARLLQAGDGLYGSYGIGDAEQGAGDLWIKNHPGTPLYAATATFDAKVAGPDGYRFQGTFTAVDQQPHASFLYPAPTAVAAPLDEVAAVLDQVAANIRDTMAPGQEMRPQSFRKWINGINQGTVRLVCERGPSQAGRTAVAAFIADFPKVRIEVSYEATAARTDGLGYGDATAGPAGTWLKVFPAAR from the coding sequence ATGAGCACGGCGGCATTCAGGAACACGGCACGACTGCAGTACTCGATCACCTTCATCGGGTACGCGGACCTCGTGGGCGAGGTCGAGAGCGTCTCGCACCAGGAACTGCGCGGGGACAACTACTACAAGGACCTGCCCGAGCCCGCCGACCACAAGGGAGCCCTCCAGGGCATCCAGCACCGCAAGGACGCCGAGCGGCAGGTCGTGAACCTCCTCGCCGACCGGATCTACCGCCACCTGGGCTGTGCGAGCACCGCGCAGTACAAGGCGCGGATCGGCGCCGTCCGCAGGGGCACCGTCGACCTGTACTCCGACATGGGGCCGTGCCACTCGTGCCGGTCGGTGATCAAGGACTTCCGGACCGACTTCCCGGCCCTCGACTTCCAGGTCCGCTACCGCAACGCCCTGTTCAGCGGCGGCACCGCGAGGCTGCTCCAGGCCGGTGACGGCCTCTACGGCTCCTACGGCATCGGTGACGCCGAGCAGGGCGCCGGCGACCTGTGGATCAAGAACCACCCCGGCACCCCGCTGTACGCCGCCACCGCGACCTTCGACGCCAAGGTGGCCGGGCCGGACGGCTACCGCTTCCAGGGCACGTTCACGGCGGTCGACCAGCAGCCCCACGCCTCGTTCCTCTACCCGGCGCCCACCGCCGTCGCGGCTCCGCTCGACGAGGTGGCGGCCGTCCTGGACCAGGTCGCGGCGAACATCCGCGACACGATGGCCCCCGGCCAGGAGATGCGCCCGCAGTCCTTCCGGAAGTGGATCAACGGCATCAACCAGGGCACCGTCCGGCTCGTCTGCGAGCGGGGGCCGAGCCAGGCCGGGCGCACGGCGGTGGCGGCCTTCATCGCGGACTTCCCGAAGGTGCGGATCGAGGTCTCCTACGAGGCCACGGCCGCGCGGACCGACGGGCTCGGGTACGGCGACGCCACCGCGGGCCCGGCTGGCACCTGGCTGAAGGTCTTCCCGGCCGCCCGCTGA
- a CDS encoding GMC family oxidoreductase has protein sequence MSGPSRYDVIVVGGGIAGSLVARYLGDRGRRVLVLEAGVAQADPGQAHRDALGRYFTAPVKVPSSTQLPNRAAPWPEVTDLRGLDGGGYRAEGYLVQNGELPYASGYLRANGGTGTIWTGLTPRMLPEDFDTEAFGYGRRWPLSYTELEPHYRAAEHALGVAADAGEQRAHVGLPFPEGYVFPMRALALSRLDRVMAERLDGRRVVDPTAAEAVELRVVGTPHARNGVAHPGYDGGAGYVPIGAHGRPDPASRCVGHAMCIPHCPAQAKYTPLKTQAQWADSVTLVDRAVVSRVLTDGNGRATGVTYLAYPAPDGGGPATTHTADADVVVLAAHAIENAKLLLMSGLANRSGQVGRNLMDHPVLLTWGLMPERIGPYRGPGSTSGIEGFRSGPGRRSRAPFRIEIGNWGWVWAKGPVDTDVAELLNGADGRGLRGSELRAAVADRVGRQFTLQFEMEQSADPANRITLDPRERDALGLPRPVVTYGLDDHVKAGIAAAKAVSDQVFTLLGAEDHTEFNAPAWPGRFEHEGRTYGYRGAGHGAGTHIMGSSPDDSVVDPWQRCWDHPGLYAVGCGSMPSVATSNPTLTMAALALRSCERIEADLAGRDRPVTLTDLRARGATL, from the coding sequence GTGAGCGGCCCGTCGCGGTACGACGTGATCGTGGTCGGCGGCGGGATCGCCGGTTCCCTCGTCGCCCGGTACCTGGGTGACCGCGGGCGGCGGGTCCTGGTGCTGGAAGCAGGGGTCGCGCAGGCGGACCCCGGGCAGGCGCACCGGGACGCCCTGGGCCGGTACTTCACGGCGCCGGTGAAGGTGCCCAGCTCAACCCAGCTCCCGAACCGGGCCGCCCCCTGGCCCGAGGTCACCGACCTGAGGGGGCTCGACGGCGGCGGCTACCGCGCCGAGGGATACCTCGTCCAGAACGGTGAACTCCCGTACGCCAGTGGGTACTTGCGCGCGAACGGCGGCACCGGAACCATCTGGACCGGCCTGACCCCGCGGATGCTGCCCGAGGACTTCGACACCGAGGCGTTCGGCTACGGACGCAGGTGGCCCCTGAGCTACACGGAGCTGGAGCCCCACTACCGGGCCGCCGAACACGCGCTGGGCGTGGCCGCCGACGCCGGGGAGCAGCGCGCGCACGTCGGGCTGCCCTTTCCCGAGGGGTACGTCTTCCCGATGCGGGCCCTCGCGCTGAGCCGTCTGGACCGGGTGATGGCCGAGCGCCTCGACGGCCGGCGGGTCGTCGATCCCACCGCCGCGGAAGCGGTGGAGCTGCGGGTGGTCGGCACCCCGCACGCCCGCAACGGCGTGGCGCACCCCGGTTACGACGGCGGAGCGGGCTACGTGCCCATCGGCGCCCACGGGCGGCCCGACCCCGCCAGCCGGTGCGTGGGACACGCGATGTGCATCCCCCACTGCCCGGCGCAGGCCAAGTACACCCCGCTCAAAACGCAGGCGCAGTGGGCGGATTCGGTCACCCTGGTGGACCGGGCCGTGGTCAGCCGGGTGCTGACCGACGGGAACGGCCGCGCCACCGGTGTCACGTACCTCGCGTACCCGGCACCGGACGGGGGAGGGCCCGCGACCACGCACACGGCCGACGCCGATGTGGTGGTGCTGGCCGCGCACGCGATCGAGAACGCCAAGCTGCTCCTGATGTCCGGCCTGGCCAACCGCAGCGGCCAGGTCGGCCGCAACCTCATGGACCACCCCGTGCTGCTGACCTGGGGACTCATGCCCGAGCGGATCGGCCCGTACCGGGGGCCCGGCTCCACCTCGGGGATCGAGGGATTCCGCTCGGGTCCGGGCCGCCGCTCGCGCGCCCCCTTCCGCATCGAGATCGGCAACTGGGGCTGGGTGTGGGCCAAGGGGCCGGTCGACACCGACGTCGCCGAGCTGCTGAACGGCGCGGACGGGCGGGGACTGCGCGGGAGCGAGCTGCGCGCGGCCGTGGCCGACCGCGTCGGGCGCCAGTTCACCCTGCAGTTCGAGATGGAACAGAGCGCGGACCCGGCCAACCGGATCACCCTCGACCCGCGCGAGCGCGACGCACTCGGCCTGCCCCGGCCGGTGGTGACGTACGGCCTCGACGACCACGTCAAAGCGGGCATCGCCGCCGCCAAAGCGGTCTCCGACCAGGTCTTCACCCTGCTGGGAGCCGAGGACCACACCGAGTTCAACGCGCCCGCCTGGCCCGGCCGCTTCGAGCACGAGGGCCGGACCTACGGCTACCGGGGAGCCGGACACGGAGCCGGGACCCACATCATGGGCAGCTCACCCGACGACTCCGTCGTCGACCCCTGGCAGCGCTGCTGGGACCACCCCGGCCTGTACGCGGTGGGCTGCGGAAGCATGCCGTCGGTCGCCACCTCCAACCCCACCCTGACCATGGCCGCCCTCGCCCTGCGCAGCTGCGAGCGCATCGAAGCCGACCTGGCGGGCCGCGACCGGCCCGTCACCCTCACCGACCTACGAGCCCGTGGAGCCACCCTGTGA
- a CDS encoding DUF2867 domain-containing protein has product MRIPRTAHTTRPWRIHEIAADFRVEDVWALPTPGGPDDLALLVHQFTSGSATNTSSPVARALFALRGKVGELLGWDEPDARPGTRARTLRDRLPADLLEGPRGPAFATLPFTSLYLTHDEWAAELSNRTVQAVLHIGWIPDGADRYHGQMAVLVKPNGLLGTAYMAAIKPFRYLAVYPAMLRGIGRQWQNAAAARRE; this is encoded by the coding sequence ATGAGAATCCCCAGAACCGCGCACACCACCCGCCCCTGGCGCATCCACGAGATCGCGGCCGACTTCCGGGTCGAGGACGTGTGGGCGCTCCCGACGCCGGGCGGCCCCGACGACCTCGCGCTGCTGGTGCACCAGTTCACGAGCGGCAGCGCCACGAACACCTCCTCTCCCGTGGCGCGCGCACTCTTCGCGCTCCGCGGGAAGGTCGGGGAACTCCTCGGCTGGGACGAGCCCGATGCCCGGCCCGGCACTCGGGCACGGACACTGCGGGACCGGCTCCCGGCGGACCTCCTCGAAGGCCCCCGGGGGCCCGCCTTCGCCACGCTCCCGTTCACCTCGCTCTACCTCACGCACGACGAGTGGGCGGCGGAGCTGTCCAACCGGACCGTACAGGCGGTGCTCCACATCGGCTGGATCCCGGACGGAGCCGACCGCTACCACGGCCAGATGGCCGTCCTGGTGAAACCGAACGGGCTGCTCGGCACCGCCTACATGGCCGCCATCAAGCCGTTCCGGTACCTGGCCGTCTACCCGGCGATGCTCCGGGGCATCGGCCGCCAGTGGCAGAACGCCGCAGCCGCGCGCCGGGAGTAG
- a CDS encoding GNAT family N-acetyltransferase produces the protein MTNSELLNAADVRLMQGLAQRVTATHPHLVNSDASYGELAWNWGRGHAADGASWRRRLWFSGDDLAAWGWASLPRRVRRSDGSAKDITGAYLALQVHPDHAGLVDEVIDWYDATAAGLDRTVLPGAADGFALERWAAHGYETDTEALGDAGSWTQLNGRALTDLEAPVLPDGFRFRTAGEAGPEAVVQAHLSAWGPSAYTAEGYEGVRRSAPYRGDLHVLVEAPDGTMAASTIMWLDEANRTAEFEPVGTHPDYRRRGLGRAMLLHGMHRARAAGATHMTVACLGAPGHPAARGLYYGLGFREFSRDAPLIKTATGTGQGPA, from the coding sequence GTGACCAACTCCGAGCTTCTGAACGCCGCCGATGTGCGGCTCATGCAGGGTCTGGCGCAGCGCGTCACCGCCACCCACCCGCACCTGGTGAACAGCGACGCGTCGTACGGCGAGCTGGCCTGGAACTGGGGCCGGGGACACGCCGCCGACGGCGCGAGCTGGCGGCGGCGGCTGTGGTTCTCCGGCGACGACCTGGCCGCGTGGGGCTGGGCCAGCCTTCCGCGCCGGGTCCGGCGCAGCGACGGGTCGGCGAAGGACATCACCGGCGCCTACCTCGCCCTCCAGGTCCATCCCGACCACGCCGGGCTGGTCGACGAGGTGATCGACTGGTACGACGCCACGGCGGCGGGCCTCGACCGTACGGTCCTGCCGGGCGCCGCCGACGGGTTCGCCCTGGAGCGGTGGGCGGCCCACGGCTACGAGACCGACACGGAGGCGCTCGGCGACGCCGGGTCCTGGACCCAGCTCAACGGGCGCGCCCTGACCGATCTCGAAGCGCCGGTACTGCCGGACGGATTCCGCTTCCGCACGGCCGGCGAGGCCGGGCCGGAAGCCGTGGTCCAGGCCCATCTGAGCGCCTGGGGCCCCTCGGCTTACACGGCCGAGGGCTACGAGGGTGTCCGGCGGTCGGCCCCGTACCGCGGCGACCTGCACGTGCTGGTGGAGGCACCGGACGGGACGATGGCGGCCTCGACCATCATGTGGCTCGACGAAGCGAACAGGACCGCCGAGTTCGAACCGGTCGGGACGCATCCGGACTACCGGCGGCGCGGCCTGGGACGGGCGATGCTGCTGCACGGGATGCACCGGGCACGGGCGGCCGGGGCCACCCACATGACGGTCGCCTGCCTGGGCGCGCCGGGCCATCCCGCGGCGCGCGGGCTGTACTACGGGCTCGGGTTCCGGGAGTTCTCCCGGGACGCCCCGCTCATCAAGACGGCGACCGGCACCGGGCAGGGGCCCGCCTGA
- a CDS encoding GNAT family N-acetyltransferase yields the protein MNTAMTSSGALGPVILDATELTSDPDLEARFAASAHRILADLVRAGAALGWTEPPSPDEVAELLGHVVSAVRAGDAGLRAAYVDRRLVGLGYWQRYARPTHRPHADLEKLAVDAAAHGHGVGRALTTALIEDARRAGIEVLTLDARGDNDSALHLYRSLGFSEYGRLPDFVAVGARRYDKVFCMLDLRRAG from the coding sequence ATGAACACGGCCATGACCAGCAGCGGTGCCCTCGGGCCCGTCATCCTCGACGCGACGGAGCTGACGTCCGATCCGGACCTTGAGGCCCGCTTCGCGGCGTCGGCCCACCGGATCCTCGCCGATCTGGTCCGCGCGGGTGCGGCGCTCGGCTGGACCGAGCCGCCCTCGCCCGATGAAGTGGCGGAACTCCTGGGGCACGTGGTCTCCGCGGTGCGCGCCGGTGACGCGGGCCTGCGTGCCGCGTACGTCGACCGGCGACTGGTCGGGCTGGGGTACTGGCAGCGCTACGCGCGGCCGACCCACCGTCCGCACGCCGACCTGGAGAAGCTCGCGGTGGACGCCGCCGCCCACGGCCACGGCGTCGGCAGGGCGCTGACCACGGCCCTGATCGAGGACGCGCGGCGGGCGGGAATCGAGGTCCTCACCCTGGACGCCCGGGGCGACAACGACAGCGCGCTGCACCTCTACCGGTCGCTGGGCTTCAGCGAATACGGCCGTCTGCCGGACTTCGTCGCCGTCGGCGCACGCCGCTACGACAAGGTGTTCTGCATGCTGGACCTCCGCCGCGCGGGATGA
- a CDS encoding SgcJ/EcaC family oxidoreductase, with protein sequence MVTESTSRAADIEAIRRLVATVEHSQQHKDPEEFLALFHPEAIWTTAHGKVLIGLDAISEFTRAVLPAASWDGKVTYEVAHVLFIRPDVAAVKVRQRYLAPGEESEGAPLYVVSQQADGRWLLTACQNTGVVAGP encoded by the coding sequence ATGGTCACCGAATCAACGTCCCGCGCAGCCGACATCGAGGCGATCCGCCGGCTCGTCGCCACCGTCGAGCACTCCCAGCAGCACAAGGACCCCGAGGAGTTCCTGGCGCTCTTTCACCCGGAGGCGATCTGGACGACGGCCCACGGCAAGGTCCTCATCGGTCTCGACGCGATCTCGGAGTTCACCCGCGCGGTCCTCCCCGCGGCGAGCTGGGACGGCAAGGTCACCTACGAGGTGGCCCACGTCCTCTTCATCCGCCCCGATGTCGCCGCGGTCAAGGTCCGTCAGCGCTACCTGGCCCCGGGCGAGGAAAGCGAGGGCGCACCGCTGTACGTGGTCTCCCAACAGGCGGACGGCCGCTGGCTGCTGACGGCCTGCCAGAACACGGGGGTCGTCGCCGGGCCCTGA
- a CDS encoding RNA polymerase sigma-70 factor yields the protein MSEHTAGEHTTDTATETFVTHRNLLFTVAYEMLGSAADAEDVLQETWLRWVKVDQEQVSDQRAYLVRITTRQSLNRLRTMSRRKEAYVGPWLPEPLLTAPDVALDVELAESVSMAMMLVLETLSPTERAVFVLREVFDVGYDEIAAAVDKSPAAVRQIAHRARRHVDARRPRQAVSAGESRVALESFQRAFETGDLQGLLDVLAPDVVYMGDGGGIKHAAPRPVIGADKVARLFTGMTGKAARIRAAFAFTPTTVNGTPALAVHLDGELDGVIALCVEGARISGLYFVRNPEKLSGVASEISLTLR from the coding sequence ATGAGCGAACACACCGCTGGCGAACACACCACTGACACGGCGACGGAGACCTTCGTCACCCACCGCAACCTGCTCTTCACCGTCGCCTACGAGATGCTCGGATCGGCGGCCGACGCCGAGGACGTCCTCCAGGAGACCTGGTTGCGCTGGGTCAAGGTCGACCAGGAGCAAGTGAGCGACCAGCGCGCCTATTTGGTCCGCATCACGACCCGCCAGTCACTCAACCGGCTGCGCACCATGAGCCGTCGCAAGGAGGCGTACGTCGGCCCCTGGCTGCCCGAGCCGCTGCTCACCGCGCCGGACGTGGCCCTGGACGTCGAACTCGCCGAGAGCGTGTCGATGGCCATGATGCTCGTCCTGGAGACGCTGTCGCCCACCGAACGCGCCGTCTTCGTCCTGCGCGAGGTCTTCGACGTCGGCTACGACGAAATCGCGGCTGCCGTCGACAAGAGCCCGGCGGCCGTCCGCCAGATCGCCCACCGCGCCCGTCGGCACGTCGACGCCCGCCGCCCCCGCCAGGCGGTTTCGGCCGGCGAGAGCCGGGTGGCCCTGGAGTCGTTCCAGCGCGCGTTCGAAACCGGTGACCTCCAGGGGCTCCTCGACGTACTCGCCCCCGATGTCGTCTACATGGGCGACGGCGGCGGCATCAAGCACGCCGCGCCGCGTCCGGTCATCGGAGCCGACAAGGTGGCGCGCCTCTTCACCGGCATGACCGGCAAGGCCGCCAGGATCCGTGCCGCGTTCGCGTTCACGCCCACCACGGTCAACGGCACCCCGGCCCTGGCCGTACACCTGGACGGCGAGCTGGACGGCGTCATCGCGCTGTGCGTCGAGGGCGCCCGCATCTCGGGGCTCTACTTCGTCCGCAACCCGGAGAAGCTGTCGGGCGTCGCATCCGAGATCTCGCTCACCCTCCGCTGA